The Coprobacter tertius genome includes a region encoding these proteins:
- a CDS encoding FtsL-like putative cell division protein, which translates to MSTKEQKQETPEPEIREKFRIKSLFQGRFISNDFLIRQWKNILLIVFLILVYISNRYTCQQKIAEIGSLQKQLTDIRYEALTLSSELMGSSRQSQVKKLIETKGIPLEEAKQPPYKLMKKSEK; encoded by the coding sequence ATGTCGACTAAAGAACAAAAGCAAGAAACACCCGAACCCGAAATCAGGGAAAAATTCAGAATAAAAAGCTTGTTCCAGGGCCGGTTCATTTCAAATGATTTCCTCATCAGGCAATGGAAAAATATATTACTTATCGTTTTTCTCATCCTCGTATATATCAGCAACAGGTACACCTGTCAACAAAAAATTGCAGAAATCGGTAGTTTACAGAAACAATTGACAGATATCCGATATGAAGCCCTGACACTATCTTCTGAATTAATGGGAAGCAGCCGGCAATCTCAAGTAAAAAAATTAATCGAAACAAAGGGGATCCCTCTTGAAGAGGCAAAACAACCGCCCTACAAACTGATGAAAAAATCTGAAAAATGA
- the rsmH gene encoding 16S rRNA (cytosine(1402)-N(4))-methyltransferase RsmH, translating into MIQHPVYHIPALLNECINGLNINPGGMYVDVTFGGGGHSRAILSKLEKNGSLYAFDQDEDAEKNIIEDTRFTFIRSNFRFLKNFMRYHDVDQIDGLLADLGVSFHHFDDSERGFSFRFEGRLDMRMNNRSGKSAADIINEYNEEKLADIFYLYGELKSSRRIASAIVKARCNKKINETGELLDIIKPYINRKQEKKELAQLFQALRIEVNHEMEALRRLLVQATELLKPGGRLVILTYHSLEDRMVKNYIKTGNFEGKSETDLYGHIATPLRAVNTKVIVPSNEEIERNPRSRSAKLRIAEKL; encoded by the coding sequence ATGATACAACACCCTGTATATCATATACCTGCTTTATTGAACGAATGTATAAATGGCCTCAATATAAACCCAGGCGGCATGTATGTGGATGTTACGTTCGGAGGTGGAGGCCATTCCCGTGCGATTTTATCGAAGCTCGAAAAAAACGGTAGTCTATATGCATTCGATCAGGATGAAGATGCCGAAAAGAATATTATCGAAGATACACGTTTTACTTTTATACGCAGCAATTTCAGATTTCTGAAAAATTTTATGCGTTATCACGATGTAGATCAAATCGATGGTCTTTTAGCTGATTTAGGCGTATCCTTTCACCATTTCGATGATTCGGAAAGAGGGTTTTCTTTCCGTTTCGAAGGACGACTCGATATGCGCATGAATAATCGATCGGGAAAATCTGCTGCCGACATTATCAACGAGTACAATGAAGAAAAACTGGCAGATATTTTTTATTTGTATGGCGAGTTGAAATCATCCCGGCGTATTGCCTCGGCTATCGTAAAAGCCCGCTGTAATAAAAAAATCAACGAAACAGGAGAACTGCTCGACATCATTAAACCTTACATTAATCGTAAGCAAGAAAAAAAAGAACTCGCACAACTGTTTCAGGCTCTGCGTATCGAGGTAAATCATGAAATGGAGGCCTTGCGACGATTACTCGTACAAGCAACCGAATTATTGAAACCAGGAGGCCGTCTGGTGATACTTACCTATCATTCTTTGGAGGACCGAATGGTTAAGAACTATATAAAAACAGGAAATTTCGAAGGTAAAAGCGAAACCGACCTTTACGGGCACATCGCTACCCCCCTGCGGGCAGTAAATACAAAAGTAATCGTGCCTTCGAATGAAGAAATAGAACGTAACCCCCGCTCACGGAGTGCAAAATTACGTATTGCGGAAAAATTATAA
- a CDS encoding 1-acyl-sn-glycerol-3-phosphate acyltransferase, giving the protein MKSEPLQIDIEKVIRQKAPGVSRRIPGFVYRFLEKTICQDRMNYILRKYNGQEGVDFASALLDELNVKIEIVGEENIPAEGRFTFASNHPLGGLDGIALVSVFGKRYHSGIKFVVNDLLMNVAPLASVFIPINKHGGQAKDAANILQDAYLSEDQIFVFPAGLVSRLQPGGICDLEWKKNFIAKTIQYQRDVIPLYFEGRNSAFFYRLAKIRKSLGIKFNIEMIYLPSEMFKSENKTFRIHIGKPIPWQTFDKSKTLGQWASEVKDIVYALK; this is encoded by the coding sequence ATGAAGTCTGAACCTTTACAGATAGATATTGAAAAAGTAATCCGGCAGAAAGCCCCCGGTGTGAGTCGGCGTATTCCTGGATTTGTATACCGGTTTCTTGAAAAGACCATTTGTCAGGACCGTATGAACTACATTCTGCGTAAATATAATGGCCAGGAAGGTGTAGATTTTGCTTCTGCATTGTTGGATGAATTAAATGTGAAGATTGAAATCGTAGGCGAAGAGAATATTCCGGCGGAGGGCCGTTTTACGTTTGCTTCGAATCATCCTTTGGGGGGGCTCGACGGCATTGCCCTTGTTTCGGTTTTTGGTAAGAGATACCATTCTGGAATAAAATTTGTCGTTAACGATTTGCTGATGAACGTTGCACCGCTTGCTTCGGTGTTTATTCCGATAAACAAACATGGAGGTCAGGCTAAGGATGCCGCTAATATTCTTCAGGATGCTTATTTATCCGAAGACCAAATATTTGTATTTCCGGCCGGTCTTGTTTCACGTTTGCAGCCCGGAGGGATCTGTGATCTTGAATGGAAAAAGAATTTTATTGCCAAAACGATTCAATATCAGCGTGATGTAATTCCGTTATATTTTGAAGGTCGCAATTCTGCATTTTTTTATCGGTTAGCAAAAATAAGAAAGAGTTTAGGAATAAAATTCAATATAGAAATGATATATTTGCCTAGCGAAATGTTTAAAAGTGAAAATAAGACATTTAGAATACACATTGGGAAACCTATACCCTGGCAAACTTTCGATAAGTCGAAGACTTTAGGACAGTGGGCTTCAGAAGTGAAAGATATAGTGTATGCGTTAAAATGA
- a CDS encoding GNAT family N-acetyltransferase, translated as MENIIAPIDKELIISELTPERFLRSTRKANNEIYILDCYNAPNTLQEIGRLREIAFRAAGGGTGASVDIDEFDTMDVPCQQLIVWNPEMKEIIGGYRFILGENVRYDEQGRPIIATSHMFDFSQRFIDEYMPYTLELGRSFVTLEYQSTRAGSKGLFALDNLWDGLGALTVDYPQLKYFFGKVTMYPSYSIEGRNMILYFLNKHFPDRDHLVWPRIPLKTNMDVEEMSKIFCNEDFQEDYKILNQQVRALGYNIPPLVNAYMGLSPMMKMFGTAINDEFGNVEESGILIAVNEILEEKRNRHIETYDKDETIKLV; from the coding sequence ATGGAAAATATAATCGCGCCGATAGACAAAGAACTGATCATTTCCGAACTTACTCCGGAGCGTTTTTTGCGTTCTACCCGAAAGGCCAATAACGAAATTTATATACTCGATTGTTATAATGCGCCTAATACCTTGCAGGAAATAGGGCGTTTACGTGAGATTGCATTCCGCGCAGCTGGTGGTGGAACAGGAGCCTCGGTCGATATCGATGAATTCGATACGATGGATGTCCCATGTCAGCAATTAATCGTTTGGAATCCCGAAATGAAGGAGATCATCGGTGGTTACCGGTTTATTTTAGGAGAAAATGTACGGTATGACGAACAGGGAAGGCCTATTATCGCAACTTCTCATATGTTCGATTTTTCGCAACGTTTTATCGACGAATATATGCCTTATACCCTCGAGTTAGGAAGGTCTTTTGTGACACTCGAATATCAGTCGACACGTGCTGGATCGAAAGGGTTATTTGCTTTGGATAATCTTTGGGATGGTCTTGGAGCGCTTACGGTCGATTATCCTCAATTAAAATATTTTTTCGGTAAGGTGACGATGTATCCGAGTTATTCGATCGAAGGTCGTAATATGATTCTTTATTTTCTGAATAAGCACTTCCCGGATCGCGATCATCTTGTATGGCCGCGCATTCCGTTAAAAACAAATATGGATGTGGAGGAAATGTCGAAAATATTCTGTAATGAAGATTTTCAGGAAGACTATAAAATTCTTAATCAGCAGGTGAGGGCGTTGGGATATAATATACCCCCTTTAGTAAATGCTTATATGGGATTATCTCCTATGATGAAAATGTTCGGAACTGCGATTAATGATGAATTCGGAAATGTCGAGGAATCGGGAATCTTGATTGCGGTAAACGAGATACTCGAAGAAAAGCGTAATCGTCACATCGAGACTTATGATAAAGACGAAACTATAAAGTTAGTGTGA